One Glycine soja cultivar W05 chromosome 2, ASM419377v2, whole genome shotgun sequence genomic region harbors:
- the LOC114376334 gene encoding probable aspartic protease At2g35615 yields the protein MDLKLAQETVVMATPLVYTLVSLPFIFHFSLTTATITTSTINLVIKLIHHESSLSPYNSKDTIWDHYSHKILKQTFSNDYISNLVPSPRYVVFLMNFSIGEPPIPQLAVMDTGSSLTWVMCHPCSSCSQQSVPIFDPSKSSTYSNLSCSECNKCDVVNGECPYSVEYVGSGSSQGIYAREQLTLETIDESIIKVPSLIFGCGRKFSISSNGYPYQGINGVFGLGSGRFSLLPSFGKKFSYCIGNLRNTNYKFNRLVLGDKANMQGDSTTLNVINGLYYVNLEAISIGGRKLDIDPTLFERSITDNNSGVIIDSGADHTWLTKYGFEVLSFEVENLLEGVLVLAQQDKHNPYTLCYSGVVSQDLSGFPLVTFHFAEGAVLDLDVTSMFIQTTENEFCMAMLPGNYFGDDYESFSSIGMLAQQNYNVGYDLNRMRVYFQRIDCELLDG from the coding sequence ATGGATTTGAAACTTGCTCAAGAAACTGTAGTCATGGCAACACCACTTGTTTATACACTTGTTTCACTGCCTTTCATATTTCATTTCTCCTTAACCACTGCCACCATCACAACCTCAACTATTAACCTAGTGATTAAGCTCATACACCATGAATCATCATTATCTCCCTACAATTCAAAAGACACCATTTGGGATCATTACTCTCATAAAATTCTGAAGCAAACTTTTAGTAATGATTATATCTCCAATCTTGTTCCTAGCCCCAGATATGTTGTGTTCTTGATGAATTTCTCCATAGGTGAACCACCTATTCCACAACTTGCTGTCATGGACACTGGCAGCAGCCTTACATGGGTTATGTGTCATCCTTGTTCATCTTGTTCACAGCAATCTGTTCCAATATTTGACCCTTCAAAATCTTCCACATATTCTAACTTGTCATGCAGTGAATGTAACAAATGTGATGTGGTGAATGGTGAGTGTCCATACAGTGTTGAATATGTTGGGAGTGGCTCATCACAAGGGATCTATGCTAGGGAACAATTAACACTAGAGACCATAGATGAAAGCATAATCAAAGTTCCTAGTTTGATATTTGGATGTGGTCGTAAGTTTAGTATATCATCCAATGGATACCCCTACCAAGGAATCAATGGGGTGTTTGGACTTGGTAGTGGAAGGTTTTCTTTGCTACCTAGCTTTGGTAAGAAATTTTCATATTGTATTGGTAACTTAAGAAATACTAATTATAAGTTTAACAGATTAGTCTTGGGGGACAAAGCAAATATGCAAGGTGACTCAACTACTTTGAATGTGATCAATGGTTTGTATTATGTTAATCTAGAAGCTATAAGTATAGGAGGGAGAAAGCTTGATATTGATCCAACATTGTTTGAAAGATCAATAACAGATAATAACAGTGGAGTGATAATTGACTCTGGAGCCGACCACACATGGCTTACAAAATATGGATTTGAAGTGCTAAGCTTTGAAGTTGAGAATCTTCTTGAAGGGGTTTTGGTTTTGGCCCAACAAGATAAGCACAATCCTTATACTTTGTGCTATAGTGGTGTGGTAAGCCAGGACCTAAGTGGCTTTCCGTTGGTGACATTTCATTTTGCTGAGGGTGCTGTTTTGGACTTGGATGTAACAAGTATGTTTATTCAGACCACAGAGAATGAATTTTGCATGGCTATGCTTCCAGGGAACTATTTTGGAGATGACTATGAAAGCTTTTCTTCTATTGGAATGTTGGCTCAACAGAATTATAATGTTGGCTATGACTTAAATAGGATGCGTGTGTACTTTCAGAGGATTGACTGTGAACTTCTTGATGGGTGA
- the LOC114394798 gene encoding transmembrane protein 208 homolog, with protein MANQGAKKRKEENARHMARLRQIIIACNVIYVLLRMLVFHSSFTWKHWIGLIVTSLAYVIPYQQLAKMATPAYAEDGELLDGGFDMSTGGVCGYLHDVIYITCFVQVMSIVSGKFWYTYLVIPAFGAYKSFGFIKGFLPGGSEESFEDEKTRKKREKMEKKASRPKFAKTRTR; from the exons ATGGCGAATCAGGGTGCTAAGAAACGCAAGGAAGAGAACGCTCGTCACATGGCGAGGCTCCGCCAAATCATCATCGCCTGCAAC GTTATCTATGTTTTGCTTAGAATGTTGGTGTTCCATTCGAGCTTCACCTGGAAGCACTGGATTGGGTTGATTGTGACTTCTTTGGCATATGTTATTCCCTATCAACAGCTCGCGAAGATGGCAACCCCTGCTTACGCTGAAGATGGTGAACTTTTAGATGGTGGATTTGATATGTCTACTGGTGGAGTTTGTGG GTATTTACATGATGTTATCTACATAACATGCTTTGTGCAAGTCATGTCCATCGTCTCTGGAAAGTTCTGGTACACATATCTTGTG ATACCGGCTTTTGGAGCATACAAGTCCTTTGGTTTCATTAAAGGATTTTTGCCAGGGGGTTCAGAG GAATCATTTGAAGATGAAAAGACCCGGAAGAAGAGGGAAAAGATGGAGAAGAAGGCATCGAGACCCAAGTTTGCCAAGACAAGAACTAGATAG